From a region of the Stenotrophomonas sp. BIO128-Bstrain genome:
- the recD gene encoding exodeoxyribonuclease V subunit alpha: protein MSLLTTLYRGNVLRTLDHALAQSLRRLRPDTPDAVLVGAALASLAVSEGHAGLDPTQPQRLIEVDVDWPAPEAWLAQLQASPWVEVPGAEDVVAGDAPLVLENGLLYLRRYREYERRLAEGLQRIATHPLPDADPGTLATLFGQLFPQAHDGIDHQARAAAVALRHPLVLVTGGPGTGKTTTIARLLVLLAAQAVQADQALPRVALAAPTGRAAERMAESLRLAVQRLRLVGIAPALCDAMPSTGTTLHRLLGVIPDSPRFRHHPDNPLPYDVVVVDEASMIDLPLMTKLVEAIADGTRLVLLGDPDQLPSVEAGDVLSAILRASGDGLGTQADDAQALRVLLAADALQPLAPPRRFAGRRVQLQRGYRQTDALDLAPLAHAVRDGNSATALALLRTGTLAGVHFHEDQSDPLQHHREQLLGHWRGLGEAADPGAALANAGRIRLLTAVREGPQGARGLNARIEALLAGVPRPGMAPGYFHGRLLLITENSYRHRLFNGDIGICLIDRHGSVTAWFPGETPDQPRGFHPGALPAHESAFAMTVHKAQGSEFDEVWLQLPRRDNRVLSRELIYTGMTRARQALHVLGSAEVLEAALARHASRLSGLAARLQGREGNAVADAVVTAPAQGQLF from the coding sequence ATGAGCCTGCTCACCACGCTCTACCGTGGCAACGTGCTTCGCACGCTGGACCATGCGCTGGCGCAGAGCCTGCGCAGGTTGCGCCCTGACACGCCCGACGCGGTGCTGGTCGGTGCCGCACTGGCCTCGCTGGCGGTCTCGGAAGGACACGCCGGCCTGGATCCGACCCAGCCGCAGCGCCTGATCGAGGTCGATGTCGACTGGCCGGCACCCGAGGCGTGGTTGGCGCAGCTGCAGGCGTCGCCGTGGGTGGAGGTACCCGGCGCGGAGGACGTGGTCGCTGGCGATGCACCGCTGGTGCTGGAGAACGGCCTGCTCTATCTGCGTCGCTACCGCGAATACGAACGTCGGCTTGCCGAGGGCCTGCAGCGCATCGCCACGCATCCGCTGCCCGACGCCGATCCCGGCACCCTGGCCACGCTGTTCGGCCAACTGTTCCCGCAGGCCCACGATGGGATCGATCACCAGGCCCGCGCCGCGGCCGTCGCGCTGCGCCATCCACTGGTGCTGGTGACCGGCGGCCCCGGCACCGGCAAGACCACCACCATCGCGCGGCTGCTGGTGCTGCTTGCCGCACAGGCGGTGCAGGCCGACCAGGCATTGCCACGGGTCGCGCTCGCCGCGCCCACCGGCCGCGCCGCCGAGCGCATGGCCGAGAGCCTGCGCCTGGCCGTGCAGCGGCTGCGCCTGGTGGGCATCGCACCGGCGCTGTGCGACGCGATGCCGAGCACCGGCACCACCCTGCATCGCCTGCTCGGGGTGATCCCGGATTCGCCACGCTTCCGGCATCACCCCGACAACCCGCTGCCGTACGACGTGGTGGTGGTGGACGAGGCCTCGATGATCGACCTGCCGCTGATGACCAAGCTGGTCGAGGCGATCGCCGATGGCACCCGGCTGGTGCTGCTCGGTGATCCGGACCAGCTGCCCTCGGTGGAAGCCGGCGATGTGCTCAGCGCCATCCTCCGTGCCAGCGGCGATGGCCTGGGTACCCAGGCTGACGATGCCCAGGCGCTGCGCGTGCTGCTTGCTGCCGATGCGTTGCAACCGCTGGCACCGCCACGCCGGTTCGCCGGCCGGCGCGTGCAGCTGCAGCGGGGCTACCGGCAGACCGACGCGCTCGATCTGGCACCGCTGGCGCATGCCGTGCGCGACGGCAACAGCGCCACCGCGCTGGCACTGCTGAGGACGGGCACGCTGGCCGGTGTGCACTTCCACGAAGACCAGAGCGATCCGCTGCAGCATCACCGCGAGCAGCTGCTCGGGCATTGGCGCGGCCTCGGCGAAGCCGCCGATCCCGGCGCTGCGCTGGCCAATGCCGGCCGCATCCGCCTGCTCACCGCCGTGCGCGAAGGCCCACAGGGCGCGCGCGGGCTCAATGCCCGCATCGAAGCGCTGCTGGCAGGTGTGCCGCGGCCGGGCATGGCGCCGGGTTACTTCCACGGCCGGCTGCTGCTGATCACCGAGAACAGCTACCGGCACCGCCTGTTCAACGGCGACATCGGCATCTGCCTGATCGATCGCCACGGCAGCGTGACCGCGTGGTTCCCCGGCGAAACGCCGGATCAACCACGTGGCTTCCACCCGGGTGCATTGCCGGCGCACGAAAGCGCGTTCGCGATGACCGTGCACAAGGCGCAGGGCTCGGAGTTCGATGAGGTCTGGTTGCAGCTGCCGCGACGCGACAATCGCGTGCTGTCGCGCGAGCTGATCTATACCGGCATGACCCGCGCGCGGCAGGCGCTGCATGTGCTGGGCAGTGCGGAGGTGCTGGAGGCCGCATTGGCGCGGCACGCCAGCCGGCTGTCGGGTCTGGCTGCTCGCCTGCAGGGCCGCGAGGGGAACGCAGTGGCCGACGCCGTCGTGACGGCGCCGGCGCAGGGGCAGTTGTTCTAG